The sequence GTTTCAGCTACAATATTGTGATAACATGTCCCATTCGATCATCATAGCTTTAAGCCTGGTAAGAGGTGTTACAATTTCTCTGCAGAATAGCTCAGTGAAATGGGTGAAAGTGCACCGGGTTACCTACGCTGGAACTGCATCTAAATTCTTTCAGATGCAAACAAGATAGACAAATAATTGTACACAATCCAGAAAAGCCCGAGCTGCTGTATTTCTGCATGTCTGGGATgaataatgagagagagagagagagagagaagtagctgacagcagcagcaacaacaaaaaatatgtggattttattttttttaaacttgaaagGGAGAACATTTTTTCCCAATGGTCCCTTCCGTAGACTGGACCAAAATAGATTACAGGTATTTTAACTGTCCACTGTTGAACTGCATGTGTTAGATTTCCATGAAcaggggagatttttttttcttctgaatttcTCTGAATTCACTGGTTTGCAGGATAATAGCTATATGCAAAACTATGTTTTGAAAACTGAATGCTGACTAAATTACTCCAGTCTAAACGATTGTTACTGTAGCCCTCAAATCAAGACGTGTGTCTTCAAAGCACCAAGACATCCTCCATCAAAGCGGTATCAAATCTACACATATGGCTGCAActacatttcttttgttttaattgaaaAAGGAGCAGAAGGGGTCTAATAGTGGTATCTAAGCCAGGAAGCATATAGGAATAAAAGAAAATGCATCCATCTCACAGATCCCCGAGCAAACCATCCAGGAGAtccccatacagacagcacatTACTCCCAAAttaaaaattgaagaaaatattaaaaacccAAACATCTCAGATATTTCCAAATTGTTTAGTGACCTGACCACAGGAACTCTCGAgttttaatcctggctctgacactgactccctcTCTGTGATCTTGGGTCAACTACTTAGCCTCTCTGCTTAAATTTCCCCACTCAAATACGAGGATAATACTTAATTACATTGGCAAGTGTGAGGATTGAGCATTGTTTGCTAAATGCTTTGATTAAATTCCTGGAGTCCTTCCCAGCATATTAACATACTTAACTGTAGAAATAATCCTTTACCAACAAGTACTTCTGTATAGATTCTCAAGAAATTTTATACTGTTTTATCAGTTAAAAGCTCTCTTCACGCAACTGAGATATGTTGGTAGAGAATAGTAATGCTAAGTTCCTAGACAAATTCCATCCTAATTTTACTGGATCTCTATAGTCTGGAGACAGCATGTGGCTCTGGTATTGTATTGAACAATTCAGATGATGCATGGGTATTGTTCcagaacaaagatttttttttcctatcagaAATTGAACAGatccattttaagaaaaaaaggttTATTTTAGATTACATATTTTCCCCCAACAAAAACTGTGAGGGAGGGATGTAGGCATGAGATCAAATAAATTTAAGTTCACAGTTAACATAAAAATTACCCCCGACATTAATTGGTTCTCCAATGTAAAAAATGTTACTATCAAAGAAGAATTGCCAGACTGGCTCACACTCAAGACACCAGTGAAGTTACTGTTTTTACTCTTTTCAAATCAAGCTCATTTGgagtttttattttcaaaacaccATCCACTTTCCCAGCACAGTGACTCTTGTTTATAATAATGTTTAGTCCACCCCGCACATTGAGTGAAAATTCTAGTTCGGAACACTCTTTAGTGTATTCCACCCTCTGAATGACAAGTTCTAGTTAGAAACACTTTGTAGAAGAGTAATATTGTCCCCCTTTAACATGATCCGACCTGCAACACAAAGGAGAACGGAAATGGCAGTTAGAGAGATTATCCTCAGGTCATGCAATGTCTAACTTGCAGAAAATTTTGTTGCAGAAAATCTTTCAAAAAGAAGTCTGCCTGGTGCCTACATAGTGCTTCTTTCTATTAACACTTACCATGGGAAAGACTGCAGTACAGATCAGAAGTTTCCTTtcagtacaaaaagaaaaggagtacttgtggcaccttagagactaaccaatttatttgagcatgagctttcgtgagctacagctcacttcatcggatgcataccgtggaaactgcagcagactttatatatacacagagatctgTGAGAGactcttgggagacagaccagtccttgcctacagacagccccccaacctgaagcaaatactcacccacaaccacacaacagaaccactaacccaggaatctatccttgcaacaaagcccgttgccaactgtgcccacatatctattcagggggcaccatcacagggcctaatcacattagccacactatcagaggctcgttcacctgcacatccaccaatgtgatatatgccatcatgtgccagcaatgcccctctgccatgtacattggtcaaactggacagtctctacgtaaaagaataaatggacacaaatcagatgtcaagaattataacattcataaaccagtcggagaacacttcaatctctctggtcacgcgatcacagacatgaaggtcgctatcttaaaacaaaaaaacttcaaatccagactccagcgagaaactgctgaattggaattcatttgcaaattggatactattactttaggcttaaatagagactgggagtggctaagtcattatgcaaggtagcctatttccccttgttccccccccccccccccacgttctggttaaacttggatttatgctggaaatggcccaccttgattatcatacacattgtaaggagagtggtcagtttggatgagctattaccagcaggagaatgagtttgtgtgggggggggggtgagaaaacctggatttgtgctggaaacggcccaccttgattatcatgcacattgtagggagagtggtcactttgggatgaactattaccagcaggagagtgagtttgtgtgtgtggtttttggaaaagggggacaggggggtgagaaaacctggatttgtgctggaaatggcccaccctgattatcatgcacattgtaaagagagtggtcactttggatgggctattaccagcaggagagtgagtttgtgtgtgtgtgtggggggggggggggtgcggagggtgagaaaacctggatttgtgctggaaatggcccaacttgattatcatacacattgtaaggagagtgatcactttagataagctattaccagcaggagagtggggtgggaggaggtattgtttcatggtctctgtgtatataatgtcttctgcagtttccacagtatgcatccgatgaagtgagctgtagctcacgaaagcttatgctcaaataaattggttagtctctaaggtgccacaagtactccttttctttttgcgaatacagactaacacggctgttatactgaaacctgtcattacacagcaactagacgcctgtggctggcccatgccagccaccTTGGGCTCAGAGGGCTAGGGCtttggggctgtttcactgcagtgtagacgtccaggctcaggctccagcttgagccctgggaccctcccacctcgcagggtcttagagcctgggctccagcccaggcccagaagcctacacagcaatgaaacagccccacattGAGCCGTTGTGAGCCTAAGTCAGCTTGCACGGGCCAGACACAGGTTTTAATTTGTTGTGTAGACACAactgagtgtgtggggagggtACTAGGACTGTTgtatttaaatgaattaaaaacataagaatggccatactaagtcaaaccaatggtccatggAGCCCAATATCcagccttctgacagtggctgatgccagaggcttcagagggaatgaacagaacagggcaattatagagtgatccatccccagctgtccagtctcagcttctgggaGTCAGAGGTTCAGGGACACCCAGTAAATAGGATTTTGTCCCTGACCATCTgggctactagccattgatggacctatcctccatgaatttacctaattaTTTTCTGAACCCGGCTGTACtttgggccttcacaacatcccttggcaatgagttccacaggttgactgtgcattgtgtgaagaactacttcctttcacttgttttaaacctgctgcctattaatttcactgggtcaCCCCTAGCTCCAGTGTTTCATGAAGGGGTAAATTACACCTCCAGTTAATACAACAGTACAGAAATAGATATGGGAGTCTGGAGTTTAGATTGGCCTCCTCCAGCCACCCTGACACCCAAGAGAAGGCAGAGAGCTGTTGTTTATTAAACCACCTTTTTAAAGATTCAGATTCATTTTAGGACTCACTCACTCTTTGAGAAGTGCTGGATTCTGACATACAGCTAATCAGAATAGAACATTCATCAGCTCTCTAATCCCAACACAGTTAACCTACAGCAGAACTAATGCTATTCATTTGCTATTCACCAATGGGTTTCACTATCCTTCAGTCAAAGCTATTCATTTGCTCTGCATTTTATATTGCTGCCACACACATGGTTCATATATGCAGCTTGGTGCCATAAATCATTTAACCCATGCAGACTTACCCAGCTGTTTCCttgcttttgtttttgagtgtatcTCCTCTGCATCATCCAGAACCAGGTTCATGTATTCATCAAAACCCTAAGAACCAACAACAAAGTGGTTAGTGAACAAAATTGCCTGGTCTCAAGCCTCAACAGTAGGAGCTGCTTTCACTAAGGGGACacagaaaaacacctgtcaggaatggtctagataatacttagtcctgccatgagtgcaagggactgacctagatgacctctcgaggcccCTTCTGGTCCTATGATGCTATGATTAAATGGATCTAAGTAAGACGACTGCTTGGAAaacaggggatgggagggtggcgTGTTATTCCTTCACTGTACTACTTTTTCCTGGGGAgttgaaaatgggacttgtgaactggaaaaacaaatgaaTGATGCAAAGTGCATATAACATGACACTCACAATGATACAGCCTTCTATGCGCATGTTCACCTGTTCATAGAGCCACACCTGAATCCTGGACCTCTGCAAaatcggggaggggggaaggaaaagaTAAGAAAGCACATTATTAGCACAGGTACTCCAAGCAACAGTTACTCATTGGTATACAGGATATTATTATCTGTTTGCCCCATTGTAAgtcattattaaaaatattctttgcGGTTTCTGTAAGAAGACCCAAATTAGAACTTAACGTTGCCCTGAGAGATCTTATAAATAAAAAGGCATGTTTTCTCTCCAATTATTGAGGATTTGTGAACATGTAAAGGAATAAATTTTAGTATGTAAACAATAGTAGAAGTCTGCTCAGGACTAATTTTAAAGCCTGACCCAAATCCAACTAGATCACAGTCAATTTTAACCCAACCCCGAGAGTATTTCATTGTTTTCATACCTGAACCCAACACTTGTAGTCAGGTCCCACTGGGTTTAGGTGAGGTTGCAATGGTCTAGGGCAGTCAACACAATCAGTGATAAGAGCCTATCCGATCTGAGCTGCGCCTGAATGTATGCTACACAAATAATACCCAACCTAACCTGAACCTGACACCTGTATTCAGATCCTGTCGGGCTGCCAGGGTTATTACACACAAGCACATCACTGTACACTTTACCTTAGGATCAAACCTTTAGTATGCATTACTATTTCTTGGCATGCTAACAAAATATTAAACTTTGACCCACAATACAGTTTGGTGGCAGGAAGCTATTCAGTACAaaaacccccccccaaaaccttAAGAGCTAATACGTCAAATATTATCAGTACTATTATTAGTTAGAGATGGAAGAAACTGATCAGTTTATGAATCCTTGCtgaagaaggaaggaagaaagaatccTTCCACACTCCAAAGACAAGATGTATCAGATGTAAATCTCAGCAACATGACCATGGCTAAAACCACCTGTTTTTGTTTGGATCATATTTACAATCACACAAGGAGTTGATAGTTAGACAGCATTACTTACATTCTGCAGGTACCTGAAGATGAGGTTCTGTAACACAGCACTTAAGGAAAAGCACAGAAGCAGCTCCTAGCACAACATGTGTCACTGTAACAACTCATCTGGTTATAACCAAAGTTCCCATTGTAAGAGCACCTTATTCTGAGGCAAGTCATGGTTTGtttcttggaggggagggggagaagtccAGCTGGCATTGAACACACCGCTTCCCCCTTGGGACTCTGATAAAGAGTGGCCCCTTCCCAGTacacccaggccccaccccaggcACTAGACCCCCCAGCATGTAATGCCCGTGTGAGGGGCTGCATGGCAAACTCGatctctgcccccccgccccctccctccctggcccccccccctccctcccgccagcccccatctcctccccctccctggccccccctctccctcccgccagcccccccatcccctccccctccctggcccccccactccctcccgccagccccccatcccctccccctccctggcccccccactccctcccgccagccccccatcccctccccctccctggcccccccactccctcccgccagccccccatcccctccccctccctggccccccctctccctcccgccagccccccatctcctccccctctccctcccgccagccccccatcccctccttatcccgcccagcccctcctccctctcctctccctcccgccagccccccatctccccccccctccccggccccccatCTCCGTCCTCTCAATCTCTCCCGCCCGCCAgtccccgcccagccccagccccatttCCCCCGCGGCAGGATACGATGGGCTGCACCATCACCTTCTGCACCTTCTGGCCCTGCCCGCGATACGCCATGGCCGCGAGCGAGCCTCAGCCAAccggcgggagggagggagagagagagagagagagacggaagaAACCGTTACCCCCAACAGCCCGCACGCGCGCGCCGCCCCAGCTCAAAGACTTCCGGTGCAGACCGGAAGCCGCCGGGGCCTGCCCGCGGAACGCCGGGAACCCTTTCCCGGCCACTCTGGCACGCTGGAGGACTCTCCGTCCCgcctctcctgctccccccctCTCAGAGAGCCGGGTTCGAGGCGCCTGCTGTCCTCGGGCTGGGGGCACGAGCCCCGcagcagcccagcctgggagGTCAGCGCTGGCTGTTCagagcccctgcccagagcacgGGCCCAGAGCCTGCAGGGTGCATGCAACACAGgcgtggggccgggcgggggccgGGGTGAGCCTGCTACCCCCCTTTCCACGTGGCTTCACCCCCTCCCTGTGGaggcccagctctggccccaACCTGCTGTTACTTCAGGCGAGTGAGTCTCTTCGCTTGCTAGGGCTCCCagttttgtgaagtgctttgagatgaaaGGAGTTAAGTATTATGAATTCCCCACACAGTCACACTGCCTCTTCCATTGTTTGCaagctgcccctctctgcacccCCTACCCCGGGGACATACTGTTTCCCCTACtggtaacattttaaagaaattattgGCTGTAGAAACCAAAAGATCCTTTTGTTTGCGCCTAATGCCCACCTCTGCATCTTACCCAGCTACACAGAGAACATCTGAAATAAGACTTCCT comes from Lepidochelys kempii isolate rLepKem1 chromosome 21, rLepKem1.hap2, whole genome shotgun sequence and encodes:
- the SNRPE gene encoding small nuclear ribonucleoprotein E, giving the protein MAYRGQGQKVQKVMVQPINLIFRYLQNRSRIQVWLYEQVNMRIEGCIIGFDEYMNLVLDDAEEIHSKTKARKQLGRIMLKGDNITLLQSVSN